The sequence GATATTGAAATTATCGATCTTGTGATATTTAAAACTTTGCCAAAGTTCGCCGCTTAAAACTACGTTTTCTGTCTTTATATTGGTCTTTTTTTCTAAAAGACTTTTCCAGAGATTATCAACGCCTGTGCCGATTGACGTTAACGGGCCGATACCAGTAACAACTATGCGTTTAGAGCGCGGCATTTCTTTCCGTTAAAAGTTCGTTAAGGATATTAACGGCATCCCGCACAGTCTTAATCCTCGCCATCTGGCTTTCCTTAACCTTAACTTTATATGTTTTTTCTATGTAGGTGGCTATCTCTATCACTTTTAGCGAGTCAATACCAAGATCGTCGGTAAGAACGTCTTCTTCATTAATCTCGTTTGGTTCAAATCCCGTCATTCTGGCAAGCATCACTTTAATTTCTTGAGCTGTATCTACAGGCATATTCTTCCCTTTCTTTTAACTTGACAATTCCCCGCATCTTGATGCGGGGTAACCAACTAACTTCTCCCTTTGAAAAAGGGAGATTGTCAGCCCAAGGCTGACCCGCCGTGGGCGGGAGAGGGATTTGACAGTAATAAATCTTCCTCGCTCGTGGTTCGACTATGCTCACCACCCTGAGTGAAATCGAAGGGCAGGCTCGGTCCAAAGACTTTCCCCTCACCCCTCTTTGCAAAAGAGGGAAACGTCTGATACCGCACAGCAACCTGTGCGGATGTTCATTTTATGAATTTTTTAATAACCAAACAGGCGTTGTTTCCGCCAAAAGCAAGCCCGTTATTTAACACAATATTTAATTTCTTTTTTCTGGCTACGTTAGGCACGCAGTCAATATCGCATGACGGATCAGCCGTTTCAAAGTTTATTGTTGGAGGAATTATATCATATTCTACTGCCTTACAACAAGCCACCGCCGCTATTGCCGTCGCAGCGCCCATGGTATGCCCTATCATTGATTTAATTGAGCTTACAGGGATTTTTCGGTCCCCGAAAACATTTTTTATTGCCGAACATTCAGCATTGTCGTTTTGGAGTGTCCCGGTCCCGTGCGCGCAGATGTAATCCACATCGTCGGGAGATATTCTTGATTCATTCAAAGCATTTGATATGCATTTCGTAATGCCTTCAACGCTGGGCTGGGTCATATGATGCGCGTCACAGCTGAAGCCGCATCCCAATATTTCTGCATAAATTTTCGCCTTTCTTTTTTTGGCCCCTTCAAGAGTTTCAAGAACCAATACCCCCGCGCCTTCCGCCGGAATCATTCCTTTTCGATTTTTGTCAAACGGCTGGCATTTTTCAGGGGCAGTTGCGCCGACTTTGTTGAACCCGGTAAACGAAATCCAAGATATCGCGTCAGATCCGCCTGCCAAAACCATGTCTGCTTTGCCCGATTTTAACAAATCGCTCCCATAGCTTATGGCATAATTGCCGGAAGAACAAGCAGTCGTAAAAATTCTGTTTCTGCCGGTCAGTTTCAGCTCCAAAGATATTAAGGAGGAGATATTATAGGCAAGCGAGCGGTAAATAGAAAAATTTCCCGGATCTTTTAATCCCAATTTCACCCAGTCGTGGTTAAGTTTTTCCATTGCCTGGATTTCACCCATCGTTGTTCCCATAAAAACGCATGTTCTATTTTTTTGCAAAGAAACTATATCAATTTGGGAATCTTCTATTGCAAGATTTGCCGCAACCAGCCCCATAAGAGACGCCCTGCCGAAAAACCTATCTCTTTTGCTCTTAAGAAATTTGTTTGGGTCAAAATTTCTTATTTCCCCTGCAACATGGGTATTGTGCGCAGAAGTATCAAACAGCGTAAGTTCGCTTATTCCCGATTTCCCGCTGATAACGCTTTCCCAGAAAGCATCTTTTCCTATGCCTATTGAACTTGCTACTCCGAGCCCGGTAACAACTACTCTTTTTTCCATATCTATTCACTGCCTCTTAAGAGAATCTTGGATTTGCCCATTAGAGATCGCTGAAAAATCTCGCCAAAGGTCTTTGCGATCCGCCCTGGGCGGAGAAGCAATCTCGTCCTTGTTCTATGGCGGAAGAATGAGATCGCCGCACCCTTTGGGTCCTCGGACTCATAGAGTTCCTCGACTCATAAGTCTATGGACTGAGAGCCTATGGACTCGAGAGTTCGCGATGACGGGCAAGCAAGAAAGTTTGTTCAGCTAACTCTCAGAGATGTTTTTTTAGTCTTTCTTACGCCGGACAAATATTAGCTCGCCGGAAGCAACTTTTTCCTCTTTCACAAAAACTGTTACTTCAACATCCGCACTGTTTTCTACTAACCGAATTGATTTGGCTTCAATCCTCAGCTGATCGCCCGGAACAACCAGTTTATAAAACCGCATATCTTTAACCACTCCCAAATAAAAATCGAGTTTTTTGAGAGGTTTTTTGTTCTCGTAAAACAAAAAAGTTGAAACCTGCGCCGACGCCTCAATGATCATTGATCCCGGGAAAACGGCTTTATCAGGAAAATGGCCCAGAAAAAGTTTTTCGTTAGCCGTGACATTTTTTATTCCAACAACTTTTTTTCCTTCCTCAATTGAAATAATTCTATCTATCATTAAAATTGGGAATCTTTGTGATATTGAAGCTTTGATTTGCTCTAATTCCAGCATTTTTAATCCCTCGCTTTTTTCTTTTAACCTTTGGATACAATCCAAATGGGGAAAAATTAGTTTTTGTATCTTCCAATCACTGTAACGGTGTTGGACCCGTTAGGAGAAAAAGAATTAACCATCACTTTATCAATTTTTTGCACTTTAGCTTTATTTAAAACATAATTTAAATCGCATTCCGGATCTTTTTCGCTATAATTTATTGTCGGCGGAATAAAATCCTGGTTTATTGCGCCTACCGCTGCTGCCACAGCAGTAATTCCTGAAGGACTCAATGATTCACCTATCATTGACTTTATGGAAGTTACCGGCACTTTTTTTGAAACATCTCCAAAAACTTTTTTTATTGCGTTTGTTTCAATCAGATCGGCATCTTTTGTTGAATTAGCGTTGGCAAAAATACAGTCAATATCTGCAGGTGTCAGATTCGCATCGCTTATCGCGGAAGACATCGCGCTAATCATCCCTTTTGCGGCCGGATCATATTTATAGAATCGGTACGGATCATAGTTAGACGATATTGAAAGAATTTCTCCGTAAATATTCGCCTTTCTTGAAAGAGCAGAATTTAATTCTTCTATGATGACGATAGTCGCTCCTTCTGAAAAAATAACTCCGTTTCTTCTTTTATCAAACGGGCAGGAAAGAGACGGGGATCCGTCCATCCCGCTTAAATATCCAAGATTATAAAATCCTATAAAAACCTGAATTCCCAACTCTTCCACGCCTCCAGCCAGCACCCTTTCTGTTCTATTGAAATTTATTGAATCTATGGCATAATCAAGGGCGTCTGAAGATGCCGTCATACCTGTTGAGACGGTACAATTATGCCCTTTAATGCCGTATCTTATTGCTAAGCGCCCGGCTTGGGAATTCATTACCGTATTAGGAAATCTGGAAGGATTGACAAACATCGGACCGTCAACAAGAGATTCTCGGTCAAAATCGGACAGGCTTTGCAGGCTACCGAACGTTGTGCCGATAGATATGCCGGTATTATTCGTGTTTGTTTCGTTAATTTCAAGGGAAGCGTCTTCCAAGGCAAATTTGCCGGCGGTAAGAAGTAAGGTTGTAGATCGGTCAAAATCTACCAGCCCTTTTTTCCCTAATATTTCTTTCGCATCAAAACCTGATATTTCTCCAGCAACCTTTACTTTAAAATCTGACGTATCAAAAAGAGTTATCGGTTTTGCTGCCGATTTTCCTTCCCTTAACCCTTGCCAAAAAGCTTCTTTTCCTATCCCTATCGGAGAAACAATCCCGATTCCGGTAACGACTATTCGTTTTTTGCCCATATATTCTTTCAAGATCCTTATCAAAGGCGCTCTCTTGCTCTATTGTTCTATTGCTCTATAGCTAGCCTTTAATGACAAGAGAACAAAAGAGCTAAAGAACTAAAGAACCGTTTTGCTAGTCTCTCATTGAAAGGCCGCCGTCAATAACTAAGGTATGGCCGGTTATGTATGAAGAATCTTTGCTTGCTAAAAATAGGGCCGCTTTTGCCACATCTTCAGGCTTGCCGAACCTCTGTAAAGGTATTAGCGATAGCATTTTCTTTACTAAATCATCTTTAAGCGTTGCGGTCATATCGGTTGAAATAAATCCCGGTGCGATAGCATTAACGCGAATATTGAGCGAAGCCACTTCTTTTGCCAGCGCTTTCGTAAATGCGATTATTCCTCCCTTTGAAGCAGAATAGTTTGTTTGACGCGGCAATCCTATAACACCGCTTACCGAAGAAATATTAACTATGCATCCCTCTTTTTGTTTCATAAAGGTTACAATAAAATTTCTGGTGATGTTATAAAGACCGTTCAGGTTTGTATCAATAACGTCAAGCCAGTCTTCTTTTGTCATCATCATCAGGGCTTTATCCTTAATAATTCCCGCATTATTTATAAGGACATCTATTTTTTCATATTTTTCAATAATTTTATCCCGCCACTTTTCTATTTCTTCATAATTTTTTACGTCAAGTTTATACGGATCTGCATATCCGCCTTTTGATTCAATTTCATTTTTTAATTTTGCGGCCATTTCATCATTTTGAGCATAAGTAAAAATAACCTTTGCGCCGTTAAACGCAAAGGTTTCAACCAAAGCCTTTCCTATCCCCCTTGTCCCGCCTGTAATTACAACGACTTTATCTTTAAATTCCATTTGAGAAATCGTATATTTCCTTTAAATAATTTTACTTTTTTCTATCATATTAGTCAAAAGCCTAATGTCTTTATAAGTATTGAAAACTTTTTTTGTATTTGTCATAATATTTTTGAGGTTCGCCCCGTTAGAGATGACCGGAATTTACACCGCTGGATTTTGGAATACAAAAAGAAAGATCTTATTGCCTTGGCACAGAACCCGGAAATAACAGAATGTTTTTGATAGCAATACAATTCAACAGGGTAAAACCATTATTTAGGGTCTGCTGAAAAACACATCAGACCCTTGATTACACAGATAACGACAAGATTACAATGATTCATCGTCAAACGTAATCTGTGTAATCAGTCTTATTATCAGTGTAATCAAGGGCTTAATGAAAAATAAATTCATGACAAAAAGTGCGAGCTTTTTGGTGAAAAATAGTTAAAAACCGTGTACTTTTGTATAGAAAATAATTATTCTTTTTATCGTTAATTCAAGCATTTTGTTTATTTTTCAGTAAGCTCTATTTAACAGTATGATTTTTTATCTGTCGACAGAAGTCAACAGCCTTCTCTAACGGGGTAAATTCTATGCGCCTTACCCAACATATTGCTGTTTCGTCTATTGTGAGTTTAGGACTTTACGCATGGACGCAATCTTTTCCTATCGCTATATCTTCGTTTCTTGCAGGTTTTCTTTTAGATTTAGACCACCTGATTGACTACTGGCGCGAACATCCTATTAAATTTGATTTGATTCATTTTTTCAAGACTTGCGAAGAGTTTCGTCTTGTCAAAGTTTATCTTTTTTTGCATTCTATTGAACTTCTTTTACCTCTTGGCTTTTTGGCCTATTATAGCCGAAGCCCCTGGGTGCTTGGTTTTTTGATCGGCTTTTCACAGCATATGCTTTTTGACCACCTATTGAATCCCGTTTTTCCCTATACCTATTCATTTTTCTACCGCTGGAATAAAGGTTTCGCTAACGAAAAAGTGTTTGATATTAAAAAACAATCCAATGGCTGAAATAAAAAAACCGGAATCTGTTAAGCTTTTTGTGGGACTAATTTCTGGATCAAAAGAGAAGTTTTTTGAAGTTGAGAAATTGCTGCAGAAAAAATACGGAAAAATAGATTTTGAAAGCGAAACTATTTCGTTTGATTTTACCGAATATTATAAAGAAGAAATGGGGGGAAACCTTTTCAGAAAATGGGTTAGTTTTGAAAAATTGATTGGTCCGGAAGAACTTTCAAATATAAAAACACAAACCAACAGCATTGAGAATAAATTCACTGTTTCTGGCAAAAGATGCATTAACATTGATCCGGGCTATCTTGCTCTTTCTAAAATAGTGCTTGCATCAACAAAAGATTTCAGCCACAGAATTTATTTATCAAAGGGAATATTTGCTGAAATTACGTTAAACTACAAACAAAAGCAATTCGTTCCCCTGCCCTGGACCTACCCGGATTATACTTCTGAAACCTCAACTAGATTTTTTAGTAATGTCCGATCAAAATACCATTCACAAATAACAAATATTTAATTTCAGGGTTCGTATATTATTGTTTGTTTTTTCTTAAATTCGTGCCCCAAACCGCAAACCAGCCCAATCCTAAAACAGCCAGAATCGGAACGAGCAAAGGCATGATAGTTTTATTTCCTTCAACAGAAAAAGATATTACAGTGTAATAAATGCCTGATAAAATAAATACTGCCCCTAAAAATATTGAAATCTCTCTAATAAAACGGCTCGCCCAAAGAAAAAAGAGAATCCACAATATCCATATAAGGCTTTGTAGTAAATTTATTCCGCTAAAATAATAATAAATACCAAAAAAAGGTTCAAATATATATCGTATTCTGTTTTGAGTCTCACTTTTTTTGTAAACCACTACGGAGGTTTTTCTATTATTTTTCAGATATTCAGCAGGATTGGTTTTTATTTTATCGTCTTCTTTTTTTATAACAGTCCAAACATTTCCAGCCCACGCCCATCCGTGCCAGTCTATTACGCCAACCATTAAAAGATTTTTTTGGCGGCATAGTTCAATTATTTTATTTCTTTCTTTTTCGCTAATGTTTTTGTAGGCAAAATTGTAAATTTCAAACCCGTCTACCCCGTCGTTGTAAAGTTGTTCTATCGGAGGGATTCTAAACTTCCACCAGTGAGGACATATCACAAGAAGGCCTTTTGAATGAGCTAATTCAATAATTTCTTTATTTGTTTTTCCCCAAAACTGTTTTCCATCGAAATTTTTATCGCCCAAAACCAACAAAGCATTCCCTTCTAATGCGCGTATTTGCATACCCGGAAAGGCTTT comes from Elusimicrobiota bacterium and encodes:
- a CDS encoding beta-ketoacyl synthase N-terminal-like domain-containing protein; the encoded protein is MPRSKRIVVTGIGPLTSIGTGVDNLWKSLLEKKTNIKTENVVLSGELWQSFKYHKIDNFNI
- a CDS encoding acyl carrier protein, which gives rise to MPVDTAQEIKVMLARMTGFEPNEINEEDVLTDDLGIDSLKVIEIATYIEKTYKVKVKESQMARIKTVRDAVNILNELLTERNAAL
- a CDS encoding beta-ketoacyl-[acyl-carrier-protein] synthase family protein; this encodes MEKRVVVTGLGVASSIGIGKDAFWESVISGKSGISELTLFDTSAHNTHVAGEIRNFDPNKFLKSKRDRFFGRASLMGLVAANLAIEDSQIDIVSLQKNRTCVFMGTTMGEIQAMEKLNHDWVKLGLKDPGNFSIYRSLAYNISSLISLELKLTGRNRIFTTACSSGNYAISYGSDLLKSGKADMVLAGGSDAISWISFTGFNKVGATAPEKCQPFDKNRKGMIPAEGAGVLVLETLEGAKKRKAKIYAEILGCGFSCDAHHMTQPSVEGITKCISNALNESRISPDDVDYICAHGTGTLQNDNAECSAIKNVFGDRKIPVSSIKSMIGHTMGAATAIAAVACCKAVEYDIIPPTINFETADPSCDIDCVPNVARKKKLNIVLNNGLAFGGNNACLVIKKFIK
- the fabZ gene encoding 3-hydroxyacyl-ACP dehydratase FabZ, yielding MLELEQIKASISQRFPILMIDRIISIEEGKKVVGIKNVTANEKLFLGHFPDKAVFPGSMIIEASAQVSTFLFYENKKPLKKLDFYLGVVKDMRFYKLVVPGDQLRIEAKSIRLVENSADVEVTVFVKEEKVASGELIFVRRKKD
- a CDS encoding beta-ketoacyl-[acyl-carrier-protein] synthase family protein; this translates as MIRILKEYMGKKRIVVTGIGIVSPIGIGKEAFWQGLREGKSAAKPITLFDTSDFKVKVAGEISGFDAKEILGKKGLVDFDRSTTLLLTAGKFALEDASLEINETNTNNTGISIGTTFGSLQSLSDFDRESLVDGPMFVNPSRFPNTVMNSQAGRLAIRYGIKGHNCTVSTGMTASSDALDYAIDSINFNRTERVLAGGVEELGIQVFIGFYNLGYLSGMDGSPSLSCPFDKRRNGVIFSEGATIVIIEELNSALSRKANIYGEILSISSNYDPYRFYKYDPAAKGMISAMSSAISDANLTPADIDCIFANANSTKDADLIETNAIKKVFGDVSKKVPVTSIKSMIGESLSPSGITAVAAAVGAINQDFIPPTINYSEKDPECDLNYVLNKAKVQKIDKVMVNSFSPNGSNTVTVIGRYKN
- the fabG gene encoding 3-oxoacyl-[acyl-carrier-protein] reductase is translated as MEFKDKVVVITGGTRGIGKALVETFAFNGAKVIFTYAQNDEMAAKLKNEIESKGGYADPYKLDVKNYEEIEKWRDKIIEKYEKIDVLINNAGIIKDKALMMMTKEDWLDVIDTNLNGLYNITRNFIVTFMKQKEGCIVNISSVSGVIGLPRQTNYSASKGGIIAFTKALAKEVASLNIRVNAIAPGFISTDMTATLKDDLVKKMLSLIPLQRFGKPEDVAKAALFLASKDSSYITGHTLVIDGGLSMRD
- a CDS encoding DUF4416 family protein, producing the protein MAEIKKPESVKLFVGLISGSKEKFFEVEKLLQKKYGKIDFESETISFDFTEYYKEEMGGNLFRKWVSFEKLIGPEELSNIKTQTNSIENKFTVSGKRCINIDPGYLALSKIVLASTKDFSHRIYLSKGIFAEITLNYKQKQFVPLPWTYPDYTSETSTRFFSNVRSKYHSQITNI